The following are from one region of the Rhodopirellula sp. P2 genome:
- a CDS encoding P-II family nitrogen regulator — translation MPDAIMKQVVTVVSPHLAENVLAALRRAPLEGLSVMEVKGYGRQKSYLDQYQDTEYSEAFVPKVEITLWVDDLRLEEVLDKIVAVTRTGRIGDGKILVMPVASFI, via the coding sequence ATGCCGGATGCGATCATGAAACAAGTCGTCACCGTCGTTTCACCGCATCTGGCCGAGAACGTTCTCGCCGCCCTTCGTCGGGCTCCGCTGGAAGGGTTGAGCGTGATGGAGGTCAAAGGCTACGGTCGCCAAAAAAGCTACCTCGATCAATACCAAGACACCGAGTACTCCGAGGCCTTTGTGCCCAAGGTCGAGATCACACTCTGGGTCGATGACCTGCGTCTCGAAGAGGTCCTCGACAAGATCGTCGCGGTCACTCGCACCGGCCGCATCGGCGATGGCAAGATCCTGGTCATGCCAGTCGCGTCGTTCATCTGA
- the radC gene encoding RadC family protein, with the protein MSETRRQRLQAVLYPLAYHAQFRQSELPDLVEETQAAFVTRTINAVVRAGVLERVHSDDELHYTWASPDPIHLIDRWIQDQIHGDQVKERPEEERPRERLLREGAASLSNADLLAILIRVGVVGESATTGGTKLANHFDEELDAIREQSVSELRHITKAVTKASYCQIMAGIELGRRATEAARERPVQIVKITSTTEATEYCAQKFAYLAGDAVQEEFHIVTLDTKHKPIRTHRITVGTLDSSLVHPREVFRPAIRDAAAAVLLVHNHPSGDPTPSREDHAVTERLTEAGKLIGITVLDHIVVAKERCLSLREC; encoded by the coding sequence ATGAGCGAAACCAGACGTCAACGTTTGCAAGCCGTGCTGTACCCGCTGGCTTACCACGCCCAGTTTCGCCAGAGCGAATTGCCGGATTTGGTCGAGGAAACCCAGGCCGCCTTTGTCACCCGAACCATCAATGCGGTGGTCCGAGCCGGTGTGCTGGAACGCGTTCATTCCGACGATGAACTTCACTACACCTGGGCCTCCCCTGACCCGATCCATTTGATCGACCGCTGGATCCAAGATCAGATTCACGGCGATCAAGTCAAAGAGCGTCCGGAAGAAGAACGACCGCGAGAACGTTTGCTGCGAGAGGGTGCGGCGTCGCTTTCCAACGCAGACCTGCTGGCGATTTTGATTCGCGTGGGTGTGGTCGGTGAATCGGCCACGACGGGAGGCACGAAACTGGCCAACCACTTCGACGAGGAACTCGACGCGATTCGCGAACAGAGCGTTTCGGAATTGCGACACATCACCAAAGCGGTGACGAAGGCCAGCTACTGCCAGATCATGGCCGGGATTGAACTGGGCCGCCGCGCGACCGAAGCGGCTCGCGAACGTCCGGTGCAGATCGTCAAAATCACAAGCACCACAGAAGCGACCGAGTACTGCGCGCAGAAGTTCGCTTACCTGGCCGGCGATGCGGTGCAGGAAGAGTTCCACATTGTGACGCTCGACACCAAACACAAACCGATTCGAACGCATCGGATCACAGTTGGAACGCTGGACAGTTCGCTGGTGCATCCTCGCGAAGTGTTCCGGCCGGCGATCCGTGACGCGGCGGCAGCGGTGTTGTTGGTGCACAATCATCCGTCAGGTGATCCCACACCAAGCCGTGAAGATCACGCGGTGACAGAGCGATTGACAGAGGCTGGCAAGCTGATCGGCATCACGGTGCTGGACCACATCGTGGTCGCCAAAGAACGCTGCTTGAGTTTGCGAGAATGCTGA
- a CDS encoding histidine triad nucleotide-binding protein — protein sequence MPSIFSKIIAKEIPADIVYEDDLCLAFRDIAPKAPTHILVIPKREIESLADLTDEDQEVMGRCVVVASKVAADEGLGDGYRLVVNTGADGGQEVPHVHFHLLGGRKMTWPPG from the coding sequence ATGCCATCCATCTTTTCGAAAATCATCGCCAAAGAAATCCCAGCCGACATCGTCTACGAAGACGATCTGTGCTTGGCGTTTCGTGACATCGCCCCGAAAGCTCCGACTCACATCTTGGTCATCCCCAAACGCGAGATCGAATCGCTGGCGGATTTGACGGACGAGGACCAGGAGGTGATGGGCCGCTGCGTGGTCGTCGCGTCCAAGGTCGCGGCGGACGAAGGATTGGGCGATGGATATCGGTTGGTCGTCAACACCGGAGCCGATGGTGGGCAAGAAGTCCCGCACGTCCACTTTCACTTGCTCGGCGGCCGCAAAATGACCTGGCCACCAGGCTGA
- a CDS encoding ThuA domain-containing protein → MTNHPNRPANERAHASRRGFIKTTSGLVAASAAVSPVHGWSADTADGSPRVLIIVGPSGHPPGTHEVAAGGRLMKHALEQMENLSGIQADVVEGWPDQSLRDAASTVVFIGDLFPPNRLPNPQQNLADLDEMMQRGVGIACIHYATGLLGEDVTPDGDHPLLQWMGGYFANRSCPHHESFARVFPQATITPAETDHPVTRGWKEFTLREEPYFNNYFGAEGNQLAPQATVLATSMLPPEAPKRETVAWCIEREDTGRGFGIVMPHYYKNWRDEDLRRLILNGIVWSAKVEVPAEGVKTKSPNLADFDPRSV, encoded by the coding sequence ATGACGAACCACCCCAACCGACCCGCAAACGAACGGGCACATGCGTCCCGCAGAGGGTTCATCAAGACAACATCCGGACTCGTGGCCGCCAGTGCTGCGGTATCACCAGTCCATGGATGGTCCGCGGACACGGCGGATGGTTCCCCGCGAGTGCTGATCATCGTTGGCCCCAGCGGCCATCCGCCGGGCACGCACGAGGTCGCTGCCGGGGGTCGGCTGATGAAACACGCCCTCGAACAGATGGAAAATCTGTCTGGGATTCAGGCGGACGTGGTCGAGGGCTGGCCCGATCAGTCGCTTCGCGATGCCGCATCAACGGTTGTCTTCATCGGGGATCTGTTCCCGCCCAACCGCCTCCCCAACCCACAGCAGAACCTCGCGGACCTGGACGAAATGATGCAGCGTGGCGTGGGCATCGCATGCATTCATTATGCGACGGGCTTGCTAGGCGAGGATGTCACGCCGGATGGCGACCACCCGCTGTTGCAATGGATGGGCGGTTACTTCGCCAACCGTTCCTGCCCTCACCACGAATCCTTTGCCCGAGTCTTCCCCCAAGCAACCATCACTCCCGCGGAGACCGATCATCCGGTCACACGAGGCTGGAAAGAATTCACCCTTCGCGAAGAGCCCTACTTCAACAACTACTTCGGTGCCGAGGGAAACCAACTTGCCCCGCAGGCAACCGTGCTGGCGACCTCGATGTTGCCACCGGAAGCGCCCAAACGAGAAACGGTCGCGTGGTGCATCGAAAGAGAGGACACCGGCCGGGGATTCGGCATCGTGATGCCGCACTACTACAAAAACTGGCGAGACGAAGACCTGCGACGACTGATCCTCAACGGAATCGTCTGGAGTGCCAAGGTCGAGGTTCCGGCGGAAGGCGTGAAAACCAAGTCGCCAAACCTAGCCGACTTCGACCCGAGGTCGGTTTAG
- a CDS encoding quinone-dependent dihydroorotate dehydrogenase yields the protein MNLYQTLIRPLLFSLDAETAHHLTVEGCRWMSVLPGVTNVARRCLESHDPMLKTEIAGLQFDNPIGLAAGWDKNGRALRMLDALGFGFVEIGSISARESKGNPKPRLFRLPQDRAVIVNYGLPNDGAEIVASRLGSHRGRLPLGVNLVKTNDGANAPACSDEQILSDYEFSARQLHPHADYLMFNLSCPNAQGGKSFFSEPANVGRLLERLVPLQIQSPVFLKIAPNADPSHLENLLTQCERFDFVRGFCFNLPSSKPSLSIAPEHLIDKPGAVAGRPVAALINDCISELYRRMDRDRYVVIGAGGVFTAQDAYDKIRLGASLVQVYTSMIYEGPSVVKRICTGLAESLKRDGFQHVSEAVGSAHR from the coding sequence ATGAATCTCTACCAAACGCTCATCCGCCCGTTGCTCTTTTCACTCGACGCCGAAACAGCCCATCACTTGACAGTGGAAGGGTGCCGATGGATGAGCGTCTTGCCCGGGGTTACCAACGTCGCACGACGATGCCTGGAGTCTCACGATCCCATGCTAAAGACCGAAATTGCCGGGCTCCAATTCGACAATCCCATCGGGCTGGCGGCCGGGTGGGACAAGAATGGACGTGCGCTGCGAATGTTGGACGCCCTGGGATTCGGGTTTGTCGAGATCGGTTCCATCTCGGCGAGAGAGTCGAAAGGGAACCCCAAGCCACGACTGTTTCGGCTACCACAGGACCGCGCCGTGATCGTGAACTATGGCCTGCCCAACGATGGCGCCGAAATCGTTGCCTCCCGCCTGGGATCGCACCGTGGTCGTCTTCCGCTTGGTGTCAATCTCGTCAAGACCAATGACGGTGCAAACGCACCAGCCTGCAGCGATGAACAGATCCTCAGCGACTACGAATTCAGCGCACGCCAACTTCATCCTCATGCGGATTACCTGATGTTCAATCTCAGTTGCCCGAACGCTCAAGGCGGCAAGAGCTTCTTCTCCGAACCTGCCAATGTCGGACGTTTGCTCGAACGTTTGGTTCCGCTGCAAATCCAATCCCCAGTCTTTCTCAAGATAGCCCCCAACGCTGACCCCAGTCATCTGGAGAATTTGCTCACTCAGTGCGAACGCTTCGACTTCGTACGTGGTTTCTGTTTCAACCTGCCCTCCAGCAAGCCGTCGCTTTCGATTGCACCGGAGCACCTGATCGACAAGCCTGGTGCCGTGGCAGGCCGTCCCGTGGCCGCATTGATCAACGATTGCATCTCAGAGTTGTACCGCCGAATGGATCGCGATCGATACGTTGTCATCGGAGCCGGAGGTGTCTTCACCGCGCAAGACGCGTACGACAAAATTCGTCTCGGTGCTTCGCTGGTTCAGGTTTACACCTCCATGATCTACGAAGGCCCCAGCGTCGTGAAACGCATCTGCACGGGTTTGGCGGAGTCACTCAAACGCGATGGTTTCCAGCATGTGAGCGAGGCTGTCGGGAGCGCGCACAGGTGA
- a CDS encoding SMP-30/gluconolactonase/LRE family protein — protein sequence MTFAIHRCVHSRRPQSFTAFVAGSSAQILFALLLLPAMVTPAQESYPVHPDTVAKDGVPRGVVTAHRFTDSTIYPGTERDYFVYVPAQYDQSSPAALMVFQDGAKYVRENGEYRIHHVFDNLIHRGEMPVTIAVCINPGVVPGGEEAQDRFNRSFEYDTVSDRYASFLIDELLPEVSKSYAITEDPNLRAIGGSSSGAIAAFGVAWHRSDQFRRVFSTVGTYVGLRGGNEYPVLVRKHEPKPLRVFLQDGSNDLNIYGGSWWHANQTMLSSLQWAGYEVKNVWGEGGHNGKHGAAIFPDAMKWLWKNFDQPIETNVSEHPEIKDRLIEGESWKLVSEGHKYTEGPAVAPNGDVYFIDGPRGEIWKIAAGTDKATQFADDMPGVSALMFDAAGRLYCARNKALTVTRIDPDGSRTDLCSGVSCNDLVVLDHGIYFTGPTEQAVWYLPIDADGNPQGDGKPIQAGKGPKKPNGLIVTPDRRFLMVVDAEGRYVWSYKIDSATGELLFGQPYSYVHTPQDDMIGGADGVTMTKDGSLLVATKLGIQIIDPPGRVHLILSRPSLSGKLSNCVLAGENMSTLYVTCGSKVFSRETKLDGIAPWQPAVQPPKPRL from the coding sequence ATGACATTCGCGATTCACCGCTGCGTCCATTCACGACGCCCTCAATCCTTCACGGCGTTCGTTGCCGGGTCCAGTGCACAGATTCTGTTCGCCTTGCTCTTGCTGCCCGCGATGGTGACGCCTGCCCAAGAGAGCTACCCGGTTCACCCCGACACCGTGGCCAAGGACGGCGTCCCTCGAGGCGTGGTGACAGCCCACCGCTTCACCGACAGCACGATCTATCCAGGCACGGAGCGTGACTACTTCGTCTACGTCCCGGCCCAGTACGACCAGTCCTCTCCGGCGGCGCTGATGGTTTTTCAGGACGGCGCCAAGTACGTCCGAGAAAACGGCGAGTATCGAATTCACCATGTCTTCGACAACCTGATCCACCGCGGCGAAATGCCGGTGACGATTGCCGTCTGCATCAACCCCGGCGTCGTTCCCGGTGGCGAGGAGGCTCAAGATCGTTTCAATCGCAGCTTTGAATACGACACCGTGAGCGATCGCTACGCTTCGTTCCTGATCGACGAGTTGCTTCCTGAGGTCAGCAAATCGTATGCGATCACGGAAGATCCCAATCTGCGAGCCATCGGTGGCAGCAGCAGCGGCGCAATCGCGGCGTTCGGCGTTGCTTGGCACCGGAGCGATCAGTTCCGCCGAGTGTTCAGCACCGTTGGCACCTACGTCGGACTGCGAGGCGGTAACGAATACCCAGTCCTGGTTCGCAAACACGAACCCAAACCGCTGCGGGTCTTTTTGCAGGACGGCAGCAATGACCTGAATATCTACGGCGGCAGTTGGTGGCACGCCAATCAAACCATGCTGTCATCGCTGCAGTGGGCTGGTTATGAAGTCAAAAACGTCTGGGGCGAAGGCGGCCACAATGGCAAACACGGCGCCGCGATCTTTCCTGACGCAATGAAATGGCTGTGGAAGAACTTTGATCAACCCATCGAAACCAACGTTTCAGAACATCCGGAAATCAAAGACCGCTTGATCGAGGGCGAATCGTGGAAACTGGTCAGTGAAGGTCACAAGTACACCGAAGGCCCCGCGGTCGCACCCAACGGCGACGTGTACTTCATCGATGGACCACGAGGCGAAATTTGGAAGATCGCGGCGGGCACTGACAAGGCAACCCAATTTGCAGACGACATGCCCGGCGTCAGCGCGTTGATGTTCGACGCTGCCGGTCGTCTCTACTGCGCACGAAACAAAGCCCTGACGGTGACGCGAATCGATCCCGATGGCAGTCGCACTGATCTGTGCTCGGGCGTTTCCTGCAACGACTTGGTGGTGCTCGATCACGGCATCTACTTCACCGGCCCCACGGAACAAGCGGTCTGGTACCTGCCAATCGACGCCGATGGCAATCCTCAAGGTGACGGCAAGCCGATCCAAGCTGGCAAAGGCCCCAAGAAACCAAACGGATTGATCGTCACGCCCGATCGACGTTTCCTGATGGTCGTCGATGCAGAAGGCCGTTACGTGTGGTCGTATAAAATTGACTCGGCAACGGGAGAACTGCTGTTCGGCCAGCCCTACAGTTACGTCCACACGCCGCAAGACGACATGATCGGCGGTGCCGACGGCGTCACGATGACGAAAGACGGATCGCTCTTGGTCGCCACCAAACTGGGCATTCAAATCATCGATCCGCCTGGCCGAGTCCACCTGATCCTCTCGCGTCCCAGCTTGTCGGGCAAACTCTCGAATTGCGTGCTCGCCGGCGAAAACATGTCGACGCTGTACGTCACCTGCGGCAGCAAGGTGTTTTCAAGAGAGACCAAACTCGACGGCATCGCCCCTTGGCAACCCGCCGTTCAACCACCCAAGCCCAGACTGTAG
- a CDS encoding sigma-70 family RNA polymerase sigma factor encodes MDETARQATRQWTLAQPAVSAFVTSMVRDFGDRDDVLQEVAVAVIESYDSYDPELPFVPWAIGVARNQVSLYMRNRRKDLLVFDDDAIACLAIAIPTVAQQDSAKLDFVTECLGGLENRARRLFELRYQKNMKPAAIAERVGMSANSVAKALQRIRDRVRNCVERKSVEAMS; translated from the coding sequence ATGGACGAAACCGCACGACAAGCAACTCGGCAATGGACACTGGCACAACCCGCTGTGTCGGCGTTTGTGACGTCGATGGTGCGTGATTTCGGTGATCGTGATGATGTGTTGCAGGAGGTTGCCGTCGCTGTGATTGAGTCGTATGACTCCTATGATCCGGAGCTTCCGTTTGTGCCTTGGGCGATCGGCGTCGCTCGGAATCAGGTGAGTTTGTACATGCGAAACCGGCGGAAAGACCTGCTGGTGTTCGACGACGATGCAATCGCTTGCTTGGCGATCGCGATTCCAACCGTGGCTCAGCAAGATTCAGCGAAACTGGATTTTGTCACGGAATGCCTGGGTGGTTTAGAGAACCGTGCTCGCCGTCTTTTCGAGTTGCGATATCAGAAGAACATGAAACCGGCCGCCATTGCCGAACGAGTGGGCATGTCGGCGAATTCTGTCGCCAAAGCACTGCAAAGAATTCGAGATCGTGTTCGGAATTGTGTCGAACGCAAGAGTGTGGAGGCGATGTCATGA
- a CDS encoding anti-sigma factor family protein: MNSSVEDLMDSYFDESLSQEQFQQLNQWIKSDPRHAQRFASELLLHDRLRNEFVTNELMDQPSTAEQSTVNDPTLVRADERPNVVTLAGSIGNTWTRSVIAMATTACLVLISLAFLWNGLGSTSASAAVMELNRIIAANRLSLDRTFLISVEESATQKDLRRDSPEHRRPPKPSLDNAILDVRGSDQFVLKREVEPGVFFVTGSDGKTSWAVRPEGPVRLSNDLTRFNRDLPGHERSLPINNIEDGLDALQTAYNLELLSVERIEGEVQGRDVESDTEATRQMVATKKPGFRGPERIEILYTAARGQIRQMRFIDMPYGRNIVTLKMTLIEEQPFAADHFDHESHHDPKRIVKFE; this comes from the coding sequence ATGAACTCTTCGGTCGAAGATTTGATGGACAGCTACTTCGACGAATCGCTGTCGCAGGAGCAGTTTCAGCAACTGAATCAGTGGATCAAATCGGACCCGCGTCACGCCCAGAGGTTTGCCTCGGAATTGTTGCTGCATGACCGACTCCGCAATGAATTCGTGACGAATGAGTTGATGGATCAACCATCGACGGCCGAGCAGTCCACTGTCAACGATCCAACCTTGGTCCGAGCGGACGAGCGACCCAATGTGGTCACGCTGGCCGGTTCAATCGGAAACACTTGGACGCGATCCGTGATTGCGATGGCGACGACGGCGTGCTTGGTGCTGATCAGCCTGGCGTTTCTTTGGAATGGTTTGGGGAGCACGTCGGCTTCCGCCGCGGTGATGGAACTCAATCGCATCATCGCGGCCAACCGCCTGTCATTGGATCGGACGTTCTTGATTTCGGTAGAAGAGAGCGCGACTCAAAAAGATCTAAGACGCGATTCGCCGGAGCATCGACGACCGCCGAAGCCTTCTTTGGACAACGCGATTTTGGATGTTCGAGGTTCGGATCAGTTCGTGTTGAAACGGGAAGTGGAGCCAGGTGTTTTCTTCGTCACGGGAAGCGATGGGAAGACGAGTTGGGCGGTTCGGCCGGAGGGACCGGTTCGATTGAGCAACGACTTGACGCGATTCAATCGAGACCTGCCCGGGCACGAGCGCTCGCTACCGATCAACAACATCGAGGACGGGTTGGACGCATTGCAGACCGCTTACAACTTGGAATTGTTGTCGGTGGAAAGAATCGAAGGCGAAGTCCAGGGCCGGGATGTCGAATCCGATACGGAAGCCACCCGGCAGATGGTGGCGACGAAGAAACCAGGCTTCCGAGGGCCGGAACGAATCGAGATTCTCTACACCGCAGCCAGGGGCCAGATTCGTCAAATGCGATTCATCGACATGCCCTACGGACGGAACATCGTCACGTTGAAAATGACGTTGATTGAGGAGCAGCCGTTTGCTGCGGACCATTTTGATCATGAATCCCATCACGACCCGAAACGCATCGTGAAGTTTGAATAG
- a CDS encoding YHYH protein, producing MNSRSLIPAVASLLCLMVPPHLAAHEGGHHHHSHTPSQSRTWTIAVDGLHLHGSFVSAKDGKVQIRREDGTLTDLAIDRLVASDQAWVQERIKAIQNLNRQHAIRLVAVNQPVQATTGDAAKKETMPAIGQHFEPFEKLLQLRWDKDFLYVGSNGLPEHPMMIGIRSWQQQVPIPQKYLGDNAWQIPLHPVPAKNPMSTKNDFLRGAIALAVNGVPIFNPLNNRGEDAYLFGELDEYGGHCGRGDDYHYHIAPVHLEEETGKDKPIGYALDGYPIFGYQDPKASDFAPLDELGGHKDASGNYHYHAQKTYPYLNGGFHGEVTQRGGQVDPQPRAEPIRPDLRPLRGAVITGFSKTGNRFELVYDVEGQQGSVTYVVKDDSTVDFTFQEPSGETRNETYRSRMGKPFLPQADLSGAGDGPNADQTSRLKVTSPAFAAGDELPTEFTGDGAGVSPPIAWTKGPEGTQCYALDLWHTPGPGDVKSYWLVHDIPADVTSLPQNAGGIGTLGINDKGHAGYDPMKSKGPGVKQYHLTVYALSEKPEFATDQVTRDELLESISEITLAQGTLDFQYTRSRSGSSMILIGFAIVALVAGVWFGLKRLTVPRVAG from the coding sequence ATGAACTCACGCTCACTCATCCCGGCGGTTGCGAGCCTGCTGTGTCTGATGGTGCCCCCCCACCTCGCCGCACACGAAGGCGGGCATCACCATCATTCCCACACTCCCTCCCAATCGCGAACTTGGACCATCGCGGTGGATGGATTGCACCTGCACGGATCATTTGTTTCGGCGAAGGATGGCAAGGTTCAAATCCGTCGTGAGGATGGGACACTCACGGATTTGGCGATCGATCGCTTGGTTGCTTCGGACCAGGCCTGGGTCCAGGAACGAATCAAAGCGATCCAAAATCTCAATCGTCAGCATGCGATTCGGCTCGTGGCGGTGAACCAACCGGTGCAAGCCACCACTGGGGACGCCGCGAAGAAAGAGACAATGCCAGCCATCGGTCAGCACTTCGAACCGTTTGAGAAACTGCTGCAGCTTCGTTGGGACAAAGACTTTCTTTACGTGGGTTCCAATGGATTGCCGGAGCATCCGATGATGATTGGCATTCGTTCGTGGCAACAACAAGTTCCAATCCCACAGAAGTACCTGGGTGACAATGCATGGCAAATTCCTTTGCATCCCGTTCCGGCAAAGAATCCCATGTCGACCAAGAACGATTTTCTGCGTGGTGCGATTGCTTTGGCCGTCAATGGCGTGCCGATCTTCAACCCGCTGAACAATCGCGGTGAGGATGCCTACTTGTTTGGTGAACTGGATGAATATGGTGGGCACTGCGGTCGCGGCGATGATTACCACTACCACATTGCTCCGGTTCATTTGGAAGAAGAAACGGGGAAAGACAAACCGATTGGCTATGCCTTGGACGGCTATCCGATCTTTGGTTATCAAGATCCGAAGGCGAGCGATTTTGCACCACTCGATGAACTTGGCGGTCACAAGGACGCGTCGGGCAACTATCACTACCACGCACAGAAGACCTACCCGTATTTGAATGGTGGCTTTCACGGGGAAGTGACCCAGCGTGGTGGTCAGGTGGATCCGCAACCGCGTGCCGAACCGATTCGCCCTGATCTGCGACCGCTACGCGGCGCCGTGATCACGGGATTCAGCAAGACGGGCAATCGATTCGAGTTGGTGTACGACGTGGAAGGCCAACAGGGATCGGTGACCTATGTCGTCAAGGACGATAGCACGGTCGACTTCACGTTTCAGGAACCATCGGGGGAAACGCGAAACGAGACCTATCGCAGTCGCATGGGCAAACCGTTTCTTCCGCAAGCTGATCTTTCAGGAGCAGGCGACGGTCCCAACGCCGATCAAACGTCTCGATTGAAAGTCACCAGTCCCGCGTTTGCGGCAGGCGATGAATTGCCCACTGAGTTCACCGGGGACGGTGCGGGCGTGTCGCCGCCGATCGCTTGGACGAAAGGACCGGAGGGGACGCAGTGTTATGCTCTCGATCTGTGGCACACGCCTGGGCCAGGTGATGTGAAGTCGTATTGGTTGGTTCACGATATTCCCGCGGATGTCACCAGCCTGCCGCAAAACGCGGGTGGGATTGGGACATTGGGGATCAATGACAAAGGGCATGCGGGATATGACCCGATGAAGTCGAAGGGGCCGGGAGTGAAGCAGTATCACCTGACGGTTTATGCGTTGTCCGAGAAACCCGAGTTTGCGACGGACCAAGTGACGCGGGACGAACTGCTCGAGAGCATTTCTGAGATCACGTTGGCACAAGGCACGTTGGACTTTCAGTACACTCGATCTCGAAGCGGATCATCGATGATCCTGATTGGTTTCGCGATTGTCGCTCTGGTTGCGGGAGTATGGTTCGGACTGAAAAGACTTACAGTCCCGCGAGTTGCCGGTTGA